The Nocardioides pantholopis genome window below encodes:
- a CDS encoding ABC transporter permease, producing the protein MTLVAAHQGRDGLPTGGQEEADDDTDTQGPGDGGKQLMVRMTLSRLASAVPVLLLISLVAFTLLRLAPGDPALLSVGMEAPPEALAQARADMRLDDPIWLQYWTWMTDLVRGDLGVSYSDKAPVTDALADRLPVTLQLAVLALLLMVLVGVPLGVISALRANRATDQVIRVLSLAGISVPNFVVALFLVLAFGWWFPGIMPYQGFVRLGDDWVMSLKTTLLPAIALAAPQIGLVARLTRSSMLEVLGQDYVSAARAMGVRERVIIWKDTLRNALLPVVTVLGVQTGFLLGGSVVVETVFGIPGLGRLLVESFTIRDYPVTIGVMMFIAAVFVLINIVVDLLYGVINPRIRVGYATGKE; encoded by the coding sequence TTGACACTCGTCGCGGCGCACCAGGGCCGGGACGGTCTCCCCACGGGGGGACAGGAGGAGGCCGACGATGACACCGACACCCAGGGACCCGGCGACGGAGGGAAGCAGCTGATGGTGCGGATGACGCTCTCGCGGCTGGCCTCGGCCGTGCCGGTGCTGCTGCTGATCTCCCTGGTGGCCTTCACGCTGCTGCGGCTGGCGCCCGGTGACCCGGCGCTGCTCTCGGTCGGCATGGAGGCGCCGCCCGAGGCGCTGGCCCAGGCCCGCGCCGACATGCGCCTCGACGACCCGATCTGGCTGCAGTACTGGACGTGGATGACCGACCTGGTCCGCGGCGACCTCGGGGTCTCCTACTCCGACAAGGCGCCGGTCACCGACGCCCTCGCCGACCGGCTGCCGGTGACGCTCCAGCTCGCGGTCCTCGCGCTGCTGCTCATGGTCCTCGTCGGCGTCCCGCTCGGCGTGATCTCCGCGCTGCGCGCCAACCGCGCCACCGACCAGGTGATCCGGGTGCTGTCGCTGGCCGGGATCTCGGTGCCCAACTTCGTCGTCGCGCTGTTCCTGGTGCTGGCGTTCGGCTGGTGGTTCCCCGGGATCATGCCCTACCAGGGCTTCGTCCGGCTCGGTGACGACTGGGTGATGAGCCTGAAGACCACCCTGCTGCCGGCCATCGCCCTCGCGGCCCCCCAGATCGGCCTGGTCGCGCGGCTGACCCGCTCCAGCATGCTCGAGGTGCTGGGCCAGGACTACGTGTCCGCCGCGCGCGCCATGGGGGTGCGCGAGCGGGTGATCATCTGGAAGGACACCCTGCGCAACGCGCTGCTGCCCGTGGTCACGGTCCTCGGCGTCCAGACCGGGTTCCTGCTGGGTGGCTCCGTGGTCGTCGAGACCGTCTTCGGCATCCCCGGCCTCGGCCGGCTGCTCGTGGAGTCGTTCACGATCCGCGACTACCCCGTGACGATCGGCGTGATGATGTTCATCGCCGCTGTCTTCGTCCTCATCAACATCGTCGTCGACCTCCTCTACGGCGTCATCAACCCCCGGATCCGGGTCGGCTACGCGACCGGGAAGGAGTGA
- a CDS encoding ABC transporter permease, with protein sequence MTSSMSVSPASVHRADEIGLVRRLASKKLSLFSLIGVALFLLLALVGPFLAPHDPAALGDNPMAAPSGAHWMGTDAVGRDVFSRFLYGSRVSILVGFLAVLVALVLGSLLGMLAGMKSGKWRDTVIMRLMDVVLAFPLLVLVPVITGIIGQRDLSIGRFTIGPEVLVATAIGVVLTPVFARIARASVLAEMREDYVMAVRSFGGRGRDILVRNLLPNIAAPLVVQAAFGLAMAITVEAAVSFLGLGVQPPGASWGTMLADARQYVTLGAWWLVVFPSVAIALFVLVFNLLGDQLRDELDPRAKTGAKRKPAKPADAASTEANADSVPATETHAGSATPVPGAAPGPVEPVDEGDQR encoded by the coding sequence ATGACCAGCAGCATGTCCGTGTCGCCCGCCTCGGTGCACCGGGCCGACGAGATCGGCCTCGTGCGCCGCCTCGCCTCGAAGAAGCTCTCGCTGTTCAGCCTGATCGGCGTGGCGCTGTTCCTGCTCCTCGCGCTGGTCGGCCCGTTCCTGGCCCCGCACGACCCGGCCGCCCTCGGGGACAACCCGATGGCCGCCCCCAGCGGCGCCCACTGGATGGGCACCGACGCCGTCGGGCGCGACGTGTTCTCCCGCTTCCTCTACGGGTCGCGGGTCTCGATCCTGGTCGGCTTCCTGGCCGTCCTGGTCGCGCTCGTCCTCGGCAGCCTGCTCGGGATGCTCGCCGGCATGAAGTCCGGGAAGTGGCGCGACACCGTCATCATGCGGCTCATGGACGTCGTCCTGGCGTTCCCGCTGCTCGTCCTGGTGCCGGTCATCACCGGCATCATCGGCCAGCGCGACCTCTCGATCGGGCGTTTCACGATCGGTCCCGAGGTCCTGGTGGCCACCGCGATCGGCGTGGTGCTGACGCCGGTCTTCGCCCGGATCGCCCGGGCCAGCGTGCTCGCCGAGATGCGCGAGGACTACGTCATGGCGGTGCGTTCCTTCGGCGGCCGCGGCCGCGACATCCTGGTCCGCAACCTGCTGCCGAACATCGCGGCGCCGCTCGTGGTGCAGGCCGCCTTCGGGCTCGCGATGGCGATCACGGTCGAGGCGGCCGTCTCGTTCCTGGGACTCGGCGTGCAGCCGCCCGGCGCCAGCTGGGGCACGATGCTCGCCGACGCCCGCCAGTACGTCACCCTGGGCGCTTGGTGGCTGGTGGTCTTCCCGTCCGTGGCGATCGCGCTGTTCGTGCTGGTCTTCAACCTCCTGGGCGACCAGCTGCGCGACGAGCTGGACCCGCGGGCCAAGACCGGCGCCAAGCGCAAGCCGGCCAAGCCGGCCGATGCCGCCAGCACCGAGGCGAACGCCGACAGCGTTCCCGCGACCGAGACCCACGCCGGCTCCGCCACCCCGGTGCCCGGCGCCGCCCCGGGACCGGTCGAGCCCGTCGACGAGGGAGATCAGCGATGA
- a CDS encoding ABC transporter ATP-binding protein gives MSTESVPSTGAVAPTQAPEVLRVTNLQTSYQFRGTPVPAVQEFSLSVQPGEIVGLVGESGSGKSTALKSILGMLRPPAEVVADEIVLDGRDLRELSEEEARRVRGGEMSMIFQDPINSFNPAWTIGSQFRRVLALHRPDLKRKEYDEEIIRLLRGVGIDGRGKLKSYPFQFSQGQLQRIMIAVACASRELKVLLADEPTTSLDVTIEAQVLELLRGLRAERNLAMVLVTHDLSVVAEMCDKVVVMYAGRVVEVANVYDLFERPQHPYTKQLLQAIPGFPHDGERLYAMRGAVPGLDAQVTGCPFADRCDSKIGAVCDTHRPELYPVADLGGRSACHWAADGLSTATHREMS, from the coding sequence ATGAGCACCGAGTCCGTTCCGAGCACCGGCGCCGTCGCGCCGACGCAGGCCCCCGAGGTGCTGCGCGTCACGAACCTGCAGACCAGCTACCAGTTCCGCGGTACGCCGGTCCCGGCGGTCCAGGAGTTCTCGCTCTCGGTGCAGCCCGGCGAGATCGTCGGCCTGGTGGGGGAGAGCGGCTCCGGGAAGAGCACCGCGCTGAAGTCGATCCTCGGGATGCTGCGGCCGCCGGCCGAGGTGGTCGCCGACGAGATCGTCCTGGACGGCCGCGATCTGCGCGAGCTCTCCGAGGAGGAGGCCCGACGGGTCCGCGGCGGCGAGATGTCGATGATCTTCCAGGACCCGATCAACTCCTTCAACCCGGCCTGGACGATCGGCAGCCAATTCCGCCGGGTGCTCGCGCTGCACCGGCCGGACCTGAAGCGCAAGGAGTACGACGAGGAGATCATCCGGCTGCTGCGCGGCGTCGGCATCGACGGCCGCGGCAAGCTGAAGTCCTACCCGTTCCAGTTCAGCCAGGGCCAGCTGCAGCGGATCATGATCGCTGTCGCCTGCGCGAGCCGCGAGCTGAAGGTGCTGCTCGCCGACGAGCCCACCACCAGCCTCGACGTCACCATCGAGGCCCAGGTGCTGGAGCTGCTCCGGGGCCTGCGCGCCGAGCGGAACCTCGCGATGGTCCTGGTCACCCACGACCTCTCGGTCGTGGCGGAGATGTGCGACAAGGTCGTCGTGATGTACGCCGGCCGCGTCGTCGAGGTCGCGAACGTCTACGACCTCTTCGAGCGGCCCCAGCACCCGTACACCAAGCAGCTGCTCCAGGCGATCCCGGGCTTCCCCCACGACGGCGAGCGTCTCTACGCGATGCGTGGTGCCGTGCCCGGACTGGACGCCCAGGTCACCGGCTGCCCCTTCGCCGACCGGTGCGACTCCAAGATCGGCGCGGTCTGCGACACGCACCGCCCCGAGCTGTACCCGGTCGCCGACCTCGGAGGCCGATCCGCCTGCCACTGGGCCGCGGACGGGCTCTCCACCGCCACGCACAGGGAGATGAGCTGA
- a CDS encoding ABC transporter ATP-binding protein codes for MGTGSSDVVEPLVSVRDLRTHFPVGGGALARLRGSRRVVHALDGVTVDIHPRETLAVIGESGSGKSTMGRSILRLEEPTSGSVAFRGKDVTSLSREELRRERQHMQMVFQNPYSSVNRRNRLIDIVAEPLRVHGIGDAASRRARATELLELVGLNPDFLHRYPHEVSGGQLQRIGIARALATGPDFLVADEPTASLDVSVRAQVMNLLADLKEELGLTLMFISHDLAVVSYIADHIAVMYLGRIVEVGTKAQLESAPQHPYTRALFEAAPKPDPRLRKKEAAPLGEVPSAIDRPSGCHYHPRCPLAMEICKVEYPALEVKANGQQAACHAVPPAGVPAGATVLPVTVV; via the coding sequence TTGGGCACCGGTTCGTCCGACGTCGTCGAGCCGCTCGTCTCGGTGCGCGACCTGCGCACCCACTTCCCGGTCGGGGGCGGGGCGCTCGCCCGGCTGCGCGGCAGCCGCCGGGTGGTGCACGCGCTGGACGGCGTCACCGTCGACATCCACCCGCGCGAGACGCTCGCCGTGATCGGCGAGAGCGGGTCGGGCAAGAGCACCATGGGGCGCAGCATCCTGCGCCTGGAGGAGCCGACCTCGGGGTCGGTGGCGTTCCGCGGCAAGGACGTCACCTCGCTCTCCCGCGAGGAGCTGCGCCGCGAGCGGCAGCACATGCAGATGGTCTTCCAGAACCCGTACTCCTCGGTCAACCGGCGCAACCGGCTCATCGACATCGTGGCCGAGCCGCTGCGGGTGCACGGGATCGGGGACGCCGCCTCGCGCCGCGCCCGCGCCACCGAGCTGCTGGAGCTGGTCGGCCTCAACCCGGACTTCCTGCACCGCTATCCGCACGAGGTCTCCGGCGGCCAGCTGCAGCGGATCGGGATCGCCCGGGCACTGGCCACCGGCCCGGACTTCCTGGTCGCCGACGAGCCGACCGCCAGCCTCGACGTCAGCGTCCGCGCGCAGGTGATGAACCTGCTGGCCGACCTCAAGGAGGAGCTCGGTCTGACGCTGATGTTCATCAGCCACGACCTGGCGGTGGTCTCCTACATCGCCGACCACATCGCGGTGATGTACCTCGGCCGGATCGTCGAGGTCGGCACCAAGGCGCAGCTCGAGTCCGCCCCCCAGCACCCGTACACCCGGGCGCTCTTCGAGGCGGCGCCGAAGCCGGACCCCCGGCTGCGCAAGAAGGAGGCCGCGCCGCTGGGCGAGGTCCCCAGCGCCATCGACCGGCCCTCGGGGTGCCACTACCACCCGCGCTGCCCGCTGGCCATGGAGATCTGCAAGGTCGAGTACCCGGCCCTGGAGGTCAAGGCCAACGGTCAGCAGGCGGCCTGCCACGCGGTGCCGCCGGCCGGTGTCCCTGCCGGGGCGACGGTCCTCCCGGTCACGGTGGTCTGA
- a CDS encoding SDR family oxidoreductase — protein sequence MSTAPRGVALVTGAGTGIGRAVALALADRGHRVLAVGRRSEPLETLAAEAGAGVISAHALDVADEGAVSDLLASTPGRLDVVVASAGVFARGPVADLALDDWERQVRVNLTGAFLTLQAAVRRMRDQERLDDGRGHVFTLNSGAGVVGFPTGSAYAASKHGLRGLVESLRGEVAGTGIKLTDLVVSATVESEMSAGRDVATIPPATVAHTVLSCLDLGGAATWDRVDLGQLRD from the coding sequence GTGAGCACCGCTCCGCGCGGCGTGGCCCTGGTGACCGGGGCCGGCACCGGCATCGGCCGGGCCGTCGCCCTGGCGCTCGCCGACCGCGGCCACCGGGTGCTGGCCGTGGGCCGGCGCTCCGAGCCCCTGGAGACGCTCGCCGCGGAGGCCGGCGCCGGCGTGATCAGCGCGCACGCCCTCGACGTGGCCGACGAGGGAGCGGTGAGCGACCTGCTGGCCAGCACCCCCGGCCGCCTGGACGTCGTGGTCGCCTCGGCCGGGGTCTTCGCCCGGGGCCCGGTCGCCGACCTCGCCCTGGACGACTGGGAGCGCCAGGTCCGGGTCAACCTCACCGGCGCCTTCCTGACCCTCCAGGCGGCGGTACGCCGGATGCGCGACCAGGAGCGCCTCGACGACGGCCGCGGCCACGTCTTCACGCTGAACTCCGGCGCCGGCGTGGTCGGGTTCCCGACCGGGTCCGCCTACGCGGCGTCCAAGCACGGCCTGCGCGGGCTCGTCGAGAGCCTGCGCGGCGAGGTCGCCGGGACCGGCATCAAGCTCACCGACCTGGTCGTCTCGGCCACGGTGGAGAGCGAGATGAGCGCCGGTCGTGACGTCGCGACGATCCCGCCGGCCACCGTCGCGCACACGGTGCTGAGCTGTCTCGACCTCGGCGGCGCGGCCACCTGGGACCGGGTCGACCTCGGCCAGCTGCGCGACTGA